In one Acetobacter sp. genomic region, the following are encoded:
- a CDS encoding divalent metal cation transporter: MTNSPKPHRSHQDDDPELPSPVVGPSRPRLFRILGPGLVTGASDDDPSGIATYSQVGAQFAYGLSWTLIVTYPLMVAIQIISARIGRTTGRGLAGVLRLHTPTWLLSSVVLMLLVATQFREH; the protein is encoded by the coding sequence ATGACAAATTCTCCTAAACCACACAGGTCTCACCAGGATGACGATCCGGAATTGCCGAGCCCGGTGGTGGGGCCAAGTCGGCCACGTCTGTTTCGCATCCTCGGGCCCGGTCTGGTCACGGGCGCTTCTGACGATGATCCGAGCGGTATCGCGACCTACTCGCAAGTTGGGGCGCAATTTGCATACGGTCTGTCGTGGACGCTGATTGTCACCTACCCGCTTATGGTTGCCATTCAGATCATAAGCGCGCGGATTGGGCGCACAACTGGGCGCGGCTTGGCGGGTGTCCTTCGTCTACACACCCCGACGTGGTTGCTCAGTAGCGTCGTGCTGATGCTGCTGGTCGCTACCCAATTCAGGGAACATTAA
- a CDS encoding oleate hydratase, producing MRYAHSNLEAFARPVKPEGVENRSAWIIGGGLGGMAAAAFLIRDAQMTPSKITILETSDADGGALDGAGNAETGWLIRGGREMEEQFQCLWDLYRSIPSLEVPDASVLDEFYRLNRVDPSSSPVRAMCGHGQPLPDRGSLTLTGKARREIIALILADEEKLAGKTIGDVLSDDFMKSNFWLFWRSMFAFETWHSAIEMKRYLARFVHQILGLKDLHTLKFTKYNQQESLSKPLATWLADQGVVFRHGVQVTNVAVDTSGVKKVATHIDWLESGTEAGIDLGQDELVFVTNGSMVENSRWGDHHTPAPIDTTIKDGSIWQLWRNIAMQDPTFGHPDVFCVDTTKSRWLSATVTTQDARIPDLVHTVTGRDPFSGRTVTGGPITIQDSAWLMSWVVSRQPHFKGQPKGQMVAWLYGLFSDVPGDYVKKPMQECTGEEITREWLFHMGVPTDQIDDMAATGAITRPCMMPFITAQFMPRSPGDRPKVVPDGSVNLAFLGQFAETPRDTVFTTEYSVRTAMEAVYTLLNVDRAVPEVFGSIYDIRMLLQAAAELRDGQKVPASGLLHHLTDGTEIDDLLERYGLI from the coding sequence ATGAGATATGCTCATAGTAACTTAGAAGCCTTCGCGCGTCCTGTAAAACCCGAAGGCGTGGAAAACCGATCCGCATGGATCATCGGCGGTGGACTGGGCGGCATGGCGGCGGCAGCGTTCCTGATCCGCGATGCACAGATGACACCATCAAAGATCACCATTCTTGAAACCTCGGACGCCGACGGCGGAGCTCTGGACGGCGCAGGCAATGCGGAAACAGGCTGGTTGATCCGCGGTGGCCGGGAAATGGAGGAGCAGTTCCAGTGTCTGTGGGATCTATATCGTTCGATCCCTTCGCTGGAAGTGCCGGATGCCTCGGTCCTAGATGAGTTTTATCGCCTCAACCGGGTCGATCCCAGTAGTAGTCCGGTGCGGGCAATGTGCGGTCATGGGCAACCGTTGCCGGATCGCGGCAGTCTGACACTAACGGGCAAGGCACGACGGGAGATCATTGCCCTCATTCTCGCCGATGAGGAGAAGCTCGCGGGCAAGACGATCGGCGACGTTCTGTCGGATGACTTCATGAAGTCTAACTTCTGGCTCTTCTGGCGTTCGATGTTCGCTTTCGAGACTTGGCACAGCGCAATCGAGATGAAGCGCTATCTCGCCCGTTTTGTGCACCAGATTCTCGGGCTGAAGGATCTGCACACTCTGAAATTCACCAAATACAATCAGCAGGAATCGCTGAGCAAACCACTGGCGACATGGCTTGCCGACCAAGGTGTCGTGTTTCGCCACGGTGTGCAGGTGACGAATGTCGCCGTCGATACTTCGGGCGTAAAGAAAGTCGCAACCCATATCGACTGGCTTGAAAGCGGCACGGAAGCCGGCATTGATCTTGGTCAGGACGAACTGGTTTTCGTCACCAACGGCTCCATGGTGGAAAATTCCCGTTGGGGCGACCACCATACCCCCGCACCGATCGATACAACCATCAAGGACGGCAGTATCTGGCAGTTGTGGCGCAATATCGCGATGCAGGACCCGACGTTCGGGCATCCTGATGTGTTCTGTGTCGACACCACAAAATCCCGCTGGCTGTCAGCAACGGTCACTACACAGGACGCACGTATCCCCGATCTCGTGCATACGGTGACGGGGCGCGATCCATTCTCCGGACGCACGGTTACCGGTGGCCCGATCACCATTCAGGATTCCGCCTGGCTGATGAGCTGGGTCGTCAGCCGCCAGCCCCATTTCAAAGGTCAGCCGAAAGGCCAGATGGTGGCTTGGCTCTACGGACTGTTCAGTGATGTGCCTGGCGATTACGTGAAAAAGCCGATGCAGGAATGCACCGGTGAGGAAATCACGCGAGAATGGCTGTTTCACATGGGTGTTCCGACGGACCAGATTGATGACATGGCAGCGACAGGCGCAATCACACGTCCCTGCATGATGCCATTCATCACAGCGCAGTTCATGCCACGCTCTCCGGGAGATCGCCCAAAGGTCGTGCCGGACGGGAGTGTCAATCTCGCCTTTCTCGGCCAATTCGCCGAGACGCCGCGCGACACGGTGTTCACCACAGAATATTCCGTCCGTACCGCGATGGAAGCAGTCTATACATTGCTCAATGTCGACCGGGCTGTCCCGGAAGTTTTTGGTAGCATCTACGATATCCGGATGCTGCTGCAGGCGGCGGCGGAACTGCGGGACGGGCAGAAGGTTCCGGCCTCCGGACTGCTTCATCATCTGACGGATGGAACGGAAATAGATGATCTGCTGGAACGTTACGGACTGATCTAA
- a CDS encoding TonB-dependent receptor domain-containing protein, whose amino-acid sequence MEHTGYSTDAGTVKSQGFEVSVNANVTKNLRIIASYSFTDARFAKNNRTTKRINPVTGATYGDAISEQGMSVPYIPRNMASIFANYTIPSSVVKGISINGGIRYTGSSYAGYVESFKSPDYLLFDIGANYDFGAATSVLKGLKAQLAVSNLTNKYYMPSCDNYDCYVGQGRRVYGNLTYNW is encoded by the coding sequence ATGGAGCATACAGGATATAGTACGGATGCGGGCACAGTAAAATCTCAAGGATTCGAAGTCTCTGTAAATGCGAATGTCACGAAAAATCTACGAATCATAGCATCGTATAGCTTCACAGACGCCAGATTCGCAAAAAACAATCGGACGACCAAAAGAATTAACCCCGTTACAGGCGCAACATATGGTGACGCCATTTCCGAGCAAGGTATGTCTGTTCCCTATATACCTCGTAATATGGCGTCAATTTTTGCAAATTATACGATTCCATCTAGCGTGGTGAAAGGTATTTCAATAAATGGCGGGATAAGATACACGGGGTCTTCGTATGCCGGATATGTTGAATCATTCAAATCCCCTGATTATTTGCTTTTTGATATTGGTGCCAACTATGATTTTGGCGCTGCAACATCTGTATTGAAGGGTCTGAAGGCACAACTAGCCGTATCTAATCTTACTAACAAATATTATATGCCTAGTTGCGATAATTATGACTGTTATGTTGGGCAAGGTCGGCGCGTGTATGGGAACTTAACTTATAATTGGTGA
- a CDS encoding TonB-dependent siderophore receptor has translation MGFTNWNEDSVKDAMFEYQFKHEFNKYIKFSQTFRWEKSDLHLKEALNDGSVSSTDFANQYYYTDAHHTVTENKSMDARFTGKLATGPLHHTWVVGSDFRSFDNNFQSQTEPEDTIINVYHPEASSYTPCYNINSNSGCQNTLTKEQYNCFQEGIYFQDQIKWRGLSVIAGGRQDWVNTTTNAISYDNTSNIKIADGPDHTKQPQSAFTWRAGLVYQFNFGLAPYFSYSTSFVPQSQTDYRGQPFAPLTGNQYEAGLKYKVPTKRFL, from the coding sequence ATTGGCTTTACGAACTGGAACGAAGACAGTGTCAAAGATGCCATGTTTGAGTACCAATTTAAGCATGAATTTAATAAATACATCAAATTTAGTCAGACTTTCAGGTGGGAAAAAAGTGACTTACACCTAAAAGAAGCTTTGAACGACGGTTCTGTCAGCTCAACTGACTTTGCCAATCAGTACTATTATACCGACGCTCATCATACGGTTACAGAAAACAAAAGTATGGATGCGCGATTCACAGGAAAACTGGCGACGGGGCCACTGCACCATACATGGGTTGTTGGTTCAGATTTTCGTAGTTTTGATAACAATTTTCAGAGTCAAACTGAACCAGAAGATACAATCATAAACGTCTATCATCCAGAAGCGTCTAGTTATACACCGTGTTATAATATAAATTCCAATTCTGGGTGCCAGAATACGTTAACAAAGGAGCAGTATAATTGTTTTCAGGAAGGCATTTACTTTCAGGATCAAATAAAGTGGCGCGGTCTATCTGTGATCGCTGGAGGTCGGCAAGACTGGGTTAACACAACAACAAATGCGATTTCGTATGATAATACGTCAAATATAAAAATTGCGGACGGCCCAGATCACACCAAGCAGCCACAATCTGCATTCACGTGGAGAGCTGGTCTTGTGTACCAGTTTAATTTCGGCTTGGCTCCATATTTCAGTTATTCAACCTCTTTCGTTCCACAGAGCCAAACCGACTATCGGGGCCAGCCTTTTGCCCCTTTGACAGGAAATCAATATGAGGCTGGATTAAAATATAAAGTCCCAACAAAGAGATTTTTGTAA
- a CDS encoding transcriptional regulator domain-containing protein, whose amino-acid sequence MPLNIWHSEADLAILRTLPASALAGAFMRRWSRYISDYRDTSLRAGASDNPSLLWAAFRDRWRLQFCP is encoded by the coding sequence ATGCCACTGAACATCTGGCATTCCGAGGCCGATCTGGCCATCCTCAGAACCCTCCCGGCCTCCGCCCTTGCCGGGGCCTTCATGCGCCGCTGGTCCCGCTATATCAGCGATTACCGGGATACAAGCCTGCGGGCCGGAGCCAGTGACAATCCCTCTCTCCTGTGGGCGGCGTTCCGGGACCGTTGGAGGTTACAGTTTTGTCCATGA
- a CDS encoding arsenic transporter, which translates to MTFHQGAIWAIAALATVGVILRPFRVPEWIWAVIGATVLMVTGLIPLTMAGAGLVKGGDVYLFLIGMMLLSETARANGLFEWIATWAVNHAAGSTAKLFTLVYLAGVVVTTFMSNDATAVVLTPAVFAAAKKAKADPLPLLFACALVANAASFVLPVSNPANLVLYDGALPALGSWMRSFALPSLLAIMTTYLVLRLMERAHLRQDCSSQVETIPLTLGGKAAFVGIVLTVLLLVTVSACDLSLGLPTALAGIGTALSASALARRSPIVLMRDISWGVLPLVGGLFVLVAAVESTGVVRVLGRLLQHAAKADPVTAAWGAGTLLAIISNIMNNLPAGLIASETVAQTHIQRLVIDNLLIGVDLGPNLSVTGSLATILWLQVIRREGEEVGFLQFLRVGAVAMPVALFAALVARLLIG; encoded by the coding sequence ATGACCTTTCACCAAGGGGCCATCTGGGCGATCGCGGCTCTGGCGACGGTCGGTGTCATTCTCCGACCGTTTCGGGTTCCAGAGTGGATATGGGCCGTCATCGGAGCCACGGTCCTCATGGTGACGGGGCTGATCCCCCTCACCATGGCGGGGGCCGGTCTCGTGAAAGGCGGCGATGTCTATCTGTTTCTGATCGGCATGATGCTGCTCAGTGAAACGGCGCGTGCAAACGGTCTGTTCGAATGGATCGCAACCTGGGCCGTCAATCATGCCGCAGGTTCAACGGCAAAGCTGTTCACACTGGTCTATCTGGCCGGTGTCGTGGTGACGACGTTCATGTCCAACGATGCGACGGCTGTTGTGCTGACACCGGCCGTGTTCGCAGCGGCAAAAAAAGCAAAAGCTGATCCCCTTCCGCTGTTGTTTGCCTGCGCACTCGTCGCCAATGCGGCAAGCTTTGTCCTGCCTGTCTCCAATCCGGCGAACCTGGTTCTGTATGACGGCGCACTCCCCGCGCTAGGATCATGGATGAGGTCATTCGCGCTCCCGTCACTCCTGGCGATCATGACGACCTATCTGGTTTTGCGCCTTATGGAGCGGGCACATCTGCGTCAGGACTGCTCCTCTCAGGTTGAAACCATTCCATTAACACTGGGCGGCAAGGCGGCTTTTGTCGGCATCGTCCTGACCGTGCTTCTGCTTGTCACAGTATCCGCATGTGATCTGTCTCTCGGCTTGCCAACAGCGCTCGCCGGTATTGGGACAGCATTAAGCGCCTCAGCGCTGGCACGACGCTCGCCGATTGTGCTCATGCGGGATATTTCATGGGGCGTTCTCCCGCTGGTCGGCGGCCTGTTCGTTCTGGTAGCCGCCGTTGAAAGTACCGGGGTGGTCAGGGTGCTTGGCCGCCTGCTTCAGCACGCCGCCAAAGCCGATCCTGTCACTGCTGCCTGGGGGGCGGGCACTCTTCTGGCCATCATCTCTAACATCATGAACAACCTGCCTGCCGGATTAATTGCCAGTGAGACAGTGGCGCAGACTCATATACAGCGACTGGTGATTGATAACCTGTTGATCGGCGTGGATCTTGGCCCAAACCTTTCCGTGACAGGATCTCTGGCCACAATCCTCTGGCTGCAGGTGATCCGTCGAGAAGGCGAAGAGGTCGGGTTTCTACAATTTCTCAGGGTTGGCGCCGTGGCGATGCCCGTTGCACTCTTCGCGGCACTCGTTGCGCGGCTTTTGATCGGGTGA
- a CDS encoding IS5 family transposase — MAYDTDLTDEQWALIRHRIPRAKKGGRPRSTNMRRVIDAIMYVVTHGCKWRGLPKDFPPWETVYRYFCAIHSRGLWRSIHCDLYKEIRHRAGKSKRPTLLIIDSQSVKTGKCASAETKGYDGGKRVKGRKRHVLVDSMGLLVDVQVTPANVHDTKGARLLLEKYKRREKKPKVQKIIGDKGYRGELLNGFVRKAFNAVVEIGENHTNMIRGFVPAHKRWLVERGFAWLGDYWRLSIDRERYPSRSMSMIRLAFIRLMLRRLVPV, encoded by the coding sequence ATGGCCTACGATACAGATCTCACTGATGAACAGTGGGCGCTTATCAGGCATCGCATCCCGCGAGCCAAAAAGGGAGGACGCCCAAGGTCTACCAATATGCGGCGTGTGATAGACGCCATTATGTATGTAGTCACTCACGGCTGTAAGTGGAGAGGTCTACCCAAAGACTTTCCACCGTGGGAAACTGTATACCGCTACTTTTGCGCTATCCATAGTCGCGGCCTGTGGCGAAGCATCCATTGCGATTTGTACAAAGAAATCCGCCATAGGGCAGGCAAGTCAAAACGGCCTACCTTGCTCATCATTGATAGTCAGAGTGTCAAAACTGGCAAGTGTGCCAGTGCTGAAACCAAAGGCTATGATGGAGGTAAGCGGGTAAAGGGCAGAAAACGGCACGTCCTTGTTGATAGCATGGGCCTGCTGGTTGACGTTCAAGTGACCCCTGCTAACGTGCATGACACCAAAGGCGCACGTCTCCTTTTAGAAAAATACAAACGAAGGGAAAAGAAGCCCAAGGTCCAAAAAATCATTGGCGACAAGGGCTACCGGGGAGAATTGTTGAACGGCTTTGTCCGAAAAGCGTTCAACGCCGTGGTTGAAATTGGTGAGAACCATACCAATATGATCAGAGGCTTTGTGCCAGCCCACAAGCGTTGGTTGGTAGAACGAGGTTTTGCATGGTTGGGCGACTATTGGCGCTTGTCTATTGACAGAGAGCGCTACCCGTCCCGAAGTATGTCAATGATTAGGCTGGCCTTCATCAGACTGATGTTGAGAAGACTGGTGCCTGTTTAG
- a CDS encoding MFS transporter: MTQTVATAANSDETPAIPALNRALFALCALNFFMADVQAGIGPFLGVFLQRHGWQTGPIGTVMTVGGVAGMLATIPAGALIDHTTKKRLLVIVAALCTISASLLLLSSQSVAVVTVSQLATALAGAGIGPLMAAITLGIVRQKGFNTQIGRNQAWNHTGNMAGAGLSGWLGWQFGLSAIFFLEVAFGLFAISAVLLIPEKSIDHKAARGLDDEPAHDERNAEGLRSFLRHKPLLILASCLCFFHLGNAAMLPLYGMAVVSAGKGNPAMFTAMTVMVAQAVMIVVSLLAIRFVRDRGYWFVLLISFAALPLRGLIAGSCIQHWGVWPVQILDGIGAGLQSVAVPGLVARLLNGTGRINIGQGVVMTAQGIGASLSPALGGWLAEDLGYPVAFYTLGCFAIVSFGLWIGAASTIRSADQV, from the coding sequence ATGACCCAGACTGTTGCCACTGCCGCCAACTCTGACGAAACTCCTGCTATTCCAGCGCTCAACCGGGCCTTGTTCGCCTTATGCGCTCTCAATTTCTTCATGGCGGACGTCCAGGCGGGGATAGGGCCCTTTTTGGGCGTTTTTCTTCAGCGTCACGGCTGGCAGACGGGACCGATCGGCACCGTCATGACCGTGGGTGGAGTTGCCGGAATGCTCGCCACCATTCCCGCGGGCGCGCTGATTGATCACACGACGAAAAAGCGGTTGCTCGTCATTGTGGCAGCGCTCTGCACGATTTCCGCCTCTCTTCTTCTCCTGAGTTCGCAATCCGTGGCCGTTGTGACAGTCAGTCAGCTTGCAACCGCTCTGGCCGGCGCTGGAATTGGCCCTCTGATGGCGGCCATAACGCTCGGGATCGTGCGCCAGAAAGGCTTCAACACACAGATCGGCCGTAACCAGGCCTGGAACCACACCGGCAATATGGCCGGGGCCGGACTGTCCGGCTGGCTGGGATGGCAGTTTGGTCTCTCAGCGATTTTCTTTCTTGAAGTGGCCTTCGGTCTGTTCGCCATTTCTGCGGTGCTCCTGATCCCGGAAAAATCCATAGATCATAAGGCTGCCCGCGGACTGGACGATGAACCCGCTCACGATGAGAGGAATGCCGAGGGGTTACGATCCTTTCTGCGACACAAGCCTCTTCTCATTCTGGCGAGTTGTCTGTGTTTCTTCCATCTCGGAAACGCCGCGATGCTCCCACTGTACGGCATGGCGGTCGTCAGTGCAGGCAAAGGCAATCCAGCCATGTTCACGGCGATGACCGTGATGGTCGCACAGGCTGTGATGATCGTCGTGAGCCTGCTGGCCATACGTTTCGTCAGGGACCGTGGTTACTGGTTCGTCCTGCTGATATCGTTTGCCGCCCTACCGCTGCGTGGTTTGATTGCGGGAAGCTGCATTCAGCATTGGGGGGTGTGGCCGGTGCAGATCCTCGATGGGATCGGTGCGGGGCTTCAGAGTGTCGCCGTGCCGGGTCTGGTAGCCAGACTTCTGAACGGAACCGGACGGATCAATATCGGACAGGGCGTCGTCATGACGGCGCAGGGCATTGGAGCAAGCCTCTCCCCGGCTCTGGGAGGATGGCTTGCCGAAGATCTGGGATATCCGGTGGCGTTCTATACTCTGGGTTGCTTTGCAATCGTATCGTTCGGGCTCTGGATAGGCGCGGCATCGACCATTCGATCTGCGGATCAGGTGTAG
- a CDS encoding type II toxin-antitoxin system RelE/ParE family toxin encodes MNIRWTEKAAGDVARLHDFLAPYNPAVATRNVQALIAAPERLLAFPRIGESLTQYDPREVRRLLIGDYEMRYEIAGDNIYILRIWHNREQRQDD; translated from the coding sequence ATGAACATCCGCTGGACTGAAAAGGCGGCGGGAGATGTCGCGCGCCTGCATGACTTTCTCGCCCCCTATAACCCAGCCGTGGCGACACGAAATGTTCAGGCCCTGATCGCCGCCCCCGAGCGTCTGCTGGCTTTCCCACGCATCGGGGAAAGCCTCACACAATACGATCCCCGAGAGGTCCGACGGCTTCTGATCGGCGACTATGAAATGCGGTACGAGATCGCCGGAGACAACATTTACATTCTCCGTATCTGGCACAATCGCGAACAGCGTCAGGACGATTGA
- a CDS encoding rhamnogalacturonan lyase B N-terminal domain-containing protein: protein MNTPLAFLLLIASAATLPTSTGCAAAEDGFGVKEDGETYVVNTGADLIFRVRRGSGGSSLRGAGDLFSLQYHGIDYQDETTGSHINSGFGGLYDNQDDVTVQAAQDGDFIRITVHAGNLIHYYMAHRGDPKIYMATWFSQEPKPGLVRFIVRVPWERLPHGPEAADLHGTDNHPIEAHDIFGRPDGQTRSKHYSNIRLKDWRYFGATGSHVGLWIVRDNNEGNSGGPFYRSLLDQGASDQELTYIINYGEGQTEPFRTGILNSYTLVFTDGNAPGRVETSWFSRMGLKGYVSSSGRGSVAGHVSQGLIPEFHYTVGFSGPSGQYWTDVHPENGTFQCEDMVPGLYRVTLHKNELEVARSTAAVSARQEVSVNGLSPDDPEADPALWRIGHWDGSPQEFLNGDKITTMHPSDIRMAPWTTSPFVIGRSSAHQDFPAYQWMDVNNDRHIRFSLPEAPSSDLILRVGITDSAFHGRPSPSINGWEAKATDASQQPTSRTLTVGTYRGNNVTYRFIIPADVLHKGENDLSLRVISGNKGIRFLSDCFKSLE from the coding sequence ATGAATACTCCTCTTGCCTTTCTTTTGCTGATCGCGAGCGCTGCGACGCTTCCAACCAGCACTGGATGCGCTGCCGCCGAGGACGGCTTTGGCGTGAAAGAGGATGGCGAGACCTATGTCGTCAACACCGGAGCGGACCTGATTTTTCGTGTGCGACGAGGAAGCGGAGGATCTTCCCTCAGAGGAGCCGGAGATCTTTTCTCATTGCAATATCATGGCATCGACTATCAGGACGAGACCACGGGAAGCCATATCAATTCAGGTTTTGGCGGGCTTTATGACAATCAGGATGACGTAACGGTCCAGGCCGCGCAGGACGGCGACTTCATACGGATCACGGTTCATGCCGGCAATCTGATACACTATTACATGGCCCATCGAGGCGATCCAAAGATCTACATGGCCACGTGGTTTTCACAGGAACCGAAGCCAGGCCTGGTACGATTCATCGTCCGCGTCCCGTGGGAACGCCTGCCGCATGGTCCGGAAGCAGCCGACCTGCATGGCACGGACAACCACCCCATTGAAGCGCATGACATTTTCGGCAGACCTGATGGTCAGACAAGATCCAAGCACTATTCCAATATTCGTCTGAAAGACTGGCGATATTTCGGTGCGACTGGCAGTCATGTCGGATTATGGATAGTGCGTGACAACAACGAGGGAAACTCCGGCGGTCCTTTTTATCGTAGTCTTCTTGATCAGGGCGCCAGCGATCAGGAACTGACCTATATCATCAATTACGGAGAGGGTCAGACAGAACCATTCCGGACGGGCATTCTCAACAGCTATACACTTGTGTTCACCGACGGAAACGCACCGGGCCGCGTTGAAACATCCTGGTTTTCCCGAATGGGGCTGAAAGGCTATGTGTCGTCTTCCGGGAGAGGCAGTGTTGCAGGACACGTCTCACAAGGGCTTATTCCCGAATTTCATTATACGGTCGGGTTTTCCGGTCCCTCCGGTCAGTACTGGACAGATGTCCATCCTGAAAATGGCACCTTTCAGTGTGAGGACATGGTGCCGGGCCTCTATCGTGTCACCCTGCACAAGAACGAGCTTGAGGTCGCCCGCAGCACCGCCGCTGTCAGCGCCCGACAGGAAGTCTCCGTGAACGGATTATCTCCGGATGATCCGGAGGCCGATCCCGCTCTGTGGCGCATTGGCCATTGGGACGGCTCACCACAGGAATTTCTCAACGGCGATAAGATCACGACCATGCACCCATCGGATATCCGCATGGCGCCATGGACGACTTCCCCTTTTGTCATCGGCAGGTCATCTGCACATCAAGACTTTCCGGCTTATCAGTGGATGGATGTCAATAATGACCGCCATATCCGTTTTAGCCTGCCTGAAGCACCATCATCAGATCTGATATTGCGTGTTGGAATAACGGACTCCGCCTTCCATGGCCGTCCCTCTCCGTCAATCAATGGGTGGGAGGCAAAAGCAACGGACGCATCACAGCAGCCAACATCGAGAACTCTGACTGTGGGAACCTATCGAGGAAATAATGTGACATACCGGTTCATTATTCCCGCCGATGTTCTGCACAAAGGTGAAAATGATCTCTCTCTTCGTGTCATCAGCGGAAATAAGGGCATACGGTTTCTAAGTGACTGTTTCAAAAGTCTAGAATAA